The Gemmatimonadota bacterium DH-78 region GGCGCTTTGGCCCGACCGCGAGCCCTCCACCCTGCCGATCGGGCACATCACCAATGGCGTGCATCTGCCCACCTGGATGTCGCGGCGGGTCATGACCATGCTCGACGAGCTCTGCGGCGCCGGCTGGGAGCGGCGGATCGACGACCCCGAGTTCTGGAACTGCGTGGCCGAGCTCGACGACGACGCCCTGTGGGGCGTGCACATGAAGCTCAAATACGAGCTGCTGAGCTTCGTGCGCGAGCAGTCGCGGCAGCGGTGGCGCACCCACCAGTGGGACGCGAGCCACCTGGTGGGGTCGGGCACCCTGCTCAACCCGCACACGCTCACGATCGGCTTCGCCCGGCGCTTCGCCACCTACAAGCGCGCGAACCTGCTCTTCCGCGACATCGCCCGGCTCGAGCGCCTGCTCACGAACGAGCAGTACCCGGTGCAGCTGGTGTTCGCGGGCAAGGCGCACCCGGCCGACGACCAGGCCAAGGGGATCCTGCAGCAGATCTTCCACTCCACGCGCGACCCGAAGTTCGAGGGACGGGTGGCGTTCATCGAGGACTACGATCTGCATGTGGCCCACCGCCTGGTGCAGGGCGTCGACCTGTGGCTGAACCTGCCGCGCGCGCCCCTCGAGGCGTCGGGCACGAGCGGGATGAAGGCGGCCATGAACGGCGTCCCGCAGCTGTCCACCTTCGACGGCTGGTGGGCCGAGGGGTACACCGGAGCCAACGGCTGGACGCTGCCGCTGGCGAAGGGGGAGGACGCCGAGGTGGACGCGGCCGACCACGAGGCGGTCTTCAACGTGCTCGAGCGCGAAGTGGTGCCGCGCTACTACCGGCGCGACGACGAGGACCTTCCCCGCGAGTGGATCGCGACGATGAAGGCCGCCATTCGCGAGTCGGGACGCTTCTTCACGACCCGCCGCATGGTGCAGGACTACGCCCGGGACTACTACCTGCCGGCGCTCCGCGGCGACAAGGCCGGAGACGACCCGCCGCAGCGCTGACGAGGCCGGCCCGGACGGCGGACGTCACCGGAACGATCGATCGAAGCGGTGGGGCCCCTGTGGGCCCCGCCGCTCTTTCGTCGTGGGCCGGGAGCACGGGCTTGGTGGGGGTGCGGCGGACGGGGATGTTCGCGGACGGGTGAGGCGGAGCGAGCGGGGATGCGGCGGTCGGGGGGGCGGACACCGCCGCTCCGTGCGCCGAAGAAAATGCCGCACTCGTGCACGCAGAAATCACGACGGCGCCGAAATCGACCATATACGGGATCTTTGCTGCAACGGCGGGGGGAGCGCCCCCGCCGATGCGGCATTTCATGCCATATGTGGGACGTTTGCTGCCACCGCGGTGAGGGCGTGCACGAGTGCGCCATTCTGTTCGCCGCCAGCCCTGGGGACGGCGTCCAGGCCACCGCATGCTGGCCTCGCTGCCGCACGGCCGCCCGCCACCGCATGCCGGCCTCGCCGCCGAACGCCCGCCCTCACCCAAACGCTGGCCCCCCCGATCCGCGGCCGCCCGCCGCAGAACGCCCGCCCGCTGCCGCACCCGGCCGGACCCCGCTGCCGCACGAACACCCGCCCGCCCCACAACGCTCGCCTGCCGCGATCCGCGGCGACCATCGCCGCGGTCGGCCCCGGGCTCCTACCTCACCGTCCGTCCCACCCAGGGGTCGGAGAAGCGCGGATCGGTGAGGAAGGTGGAGTCGGTGAGCGACTCCATGAAGGCGATCAGGGCCCGCCGCTCCGTGGTCGACAGCCCGAACCGGACCACGAGACGGTCGGTGAGCGGACTGCCCGTGCGACCGCCGAGTTCGTAGTGGTCGCGGAGCACCTCGTCGAGGGTGCCGATGCTGCCGTCGTGCATGTAGGGCGCGGTCACCGCGATGTTGCGCAGCGTCGGCGCGCGCATCTTCCCCATGTCGGCCGGGTCGCCGGTGATGGCGTGGATGCCCGTGTTCCGATCGGGATAGGCGCCCCGGCCGTCGAGGTCGTGCAGCCCGGTGTTGAAGAACTCCCGCACCGGTCCGTCGGCTTCGACGTGATCGACCGACCCGGTGAAGAAGGGGGCTCCGTGGCAGTCGGCGCACCCGGTCCGCACGCTGAAGAACAGCTCCGCCCCGAGGCGCGCCTCGTCGGACAGCAGTCCGCGCTCACCGCGATAGGTGGTGCGGTCCCAGGGGGAGTCGAACGACACCAGCGTGCGCTCGAAGGTGGCGATGGCCTCGAGCACCGAGACGAGGGTGATCGGATCCTCTCGGGCGGGAAAAGCGGCCGCGAACATCTCCGGATACACCGACGATGCGCGCAGCCGGTCGAGCATCTCCTGCTCGCGCCCCTCCAGGCCGAGCTCGACCGGATCGGTCCCGAACAGCGGCGCTATCTGCTGCTCCTCGAGCGAGGAGAGGGTGGGATGAGCCCAGGTCAGCGCACTCACCCAGGCGACGTTGGCGAGCGACATGCTCCCGCGGGGATGCACTTCACCGGTCGAGCCCACGCCCCGCGGTCGTGGATCGGCGAAGGCCCGCGCCTGCTGGTGGCAGGTCGCGCAACTCTGGGTCTCGTTGCCCGAGAGCCGCGTGTCGTAGAAGAGGTGTCGCCCGAGCTCGACCTTCTCCGCCGACATCGGATTGTCGGCCGGCACCCGGGGGGCGGGGATTCCCGGCGGGAGTCCCCAGTCCCACTCCGGCAGTTGCAGCGACGACGAGAGGCCGAGCCCCGGCGCGGCGAGGCACCCGATGGCCACCAGACCGAGCCGGAACCCGGCCCCTCGAAACGTCATGCGATTCCCGCGCCCGATCAGGGCCGGATGATCGTGACCATGTCGCCCCGCGGGTCCTGCGTGGGCTCCTGGCCCTGGGGCGAGCGCGCCGCCTTGTTGCTCACGTACACGAGGCCGGTCGACTCGTCGACGAAGATGGTGTTGGGGTTCGAGCCGATCTCGAGTTCCGCCACCTCTTCGTACGACTCCGCGTCGATCACGGTCACCGTGCCGCCGGCCCGGTTGGCCGTGTAGATCTGGTTCGACACGGGGTTGAAGCCGATTCCCACCGGCTGGTCGCCGGTCGGAATGAACTTCACCGCGCGCATCTCCTCGAGGTCGATCACGGTCACGCCGTGGTTGCCCTGGTTGCCCACGAACAGGCGGTCGGTGGCGGGATCGAAGGCCATCTGGGTCGACCGCGAGCCGGCCGTCGGGATCCGGTCGATGATCGCGTCGTTCGAGAGGTCGATCACCGACACGAAGTCGTCGCCGATGTTCGACACGTAGAGGCGGTTGCGCGCCGCGTCCACCACGATGCCGGTCGGGCGGGCACCGCCCGCGTCGATCACCCGGTCGAGGGTGTTGGTGGATCCGTCCACCGCCCACACGAGCCCCGGAGTCTGCGCGAGAGAGGCGTAGACCATGTTGCGGCTCTCGTCGATCGCGATGCGGTAGAGGTGCGGCGTGCCGTCGGCGTTCGGATCGGAGATCACGGTCACCTCGCCCGTCTCGATGTCGATCGCCGACATCGTCCCATCGCGGGTGTTGGTCGTGTAGACGGTGCCGGTGGCCTGATTGATCGCCATGCCGAAGGCCCGGGCATCGGGCACGTCGATGGCCCGGATCTGCTCGAGCGTGGAGCCGTCGAGCTGGATCACCTTGGCGCCCTCGGCGAACTGCGACCCCACCGCGTTCACCCATACGCTGCCGTCCTGCGTCCAGCTGGCGAGCTCGTACAGACCGCCGTGGATCTGCGCCTGGCGGTCGACGGTGGGCTGGGCCACGGCGGCGGTGGCGCCGAGAGCGAGGGCGGCGACGGCGGCCGCCACGCCGAGGGCGGGACGGCGATTCGAGCGATGGAGCGAAAGGGTGAGCACGGTGTCTCCCGGGCCTGGATGCGGTATGTGGTCGATCCGCAGGCGAAGCCACTGGCGCCGCCCACGAATGAGAGCGATTCTCAATCGCATGAAACGTATCATCGACTCCGAGCCGGTGCATCCGCAAGACTACGGACCCGTTGGCCACCGCGGCGCGTCGGTTCAGGAAGAGGCGCCCGACCCGGCAGTCGGCCCGTGAACGACACCCCGTATGCATCGTCCGCCTGGAGCGGCCACAAGGGTCACCAGTGGGTGCTGCACCAGCGCCGACTCGACCGCATGCTGGCCGATTTCGGCGAGGCGGCGCTGGACGCCGCCTCCCCCCGCCCGGGCGACCGGGTGCTGGACGTGGGTTGTGGAGCGGGCACGACCACCCTCGCCCTGGGCCGGCGCGTGCATCCGGGCGGCTCGGTGGTGGGCGTCGACATCTCGGCACCCCTGATCCAGCTCGCGCGGTCTCGGCCCACGGGCGGGGCGCAGGTGGAGTTCGTGCTGGACGACGCGAGCCGCGTCCCCTTCGACCCGGGCGGCTTCGACCTCGTGTTCGCGCGCTTCGGCGTGATGTTCTTCGACGATCCCGTCGCGGCTTTCCGCCACCTCCGCCGCGCGCTGCGCCCGGGGGGGCGCCTCGCCTTCATCTGCTGGCGTACGCCCGACGAGAACGACTGGATCTCCCTGCCCTCACGGGTGGCCGGCCATCTGGTGCCGACGCCGCCTCCCGGCGACCCCCGGGCCCCGGGCCCCTGCTCCCTGGGGGAGCGCCCCCACCTCGAGGCGGTGCTCCGCGAGGCGGGATTCGACGACATCGAGATCGCGCCGCTCGACCGCGGCGTGGTGTTCGGACGCGGGGCGACCGACGCCGAGGCGGTCGACGACGCCCTCGTGATGGCCCTGGAGGTGGGGCCGATGTCGCGGCTGCTGGAGGATCAGCCCGACGAGGTGCGCGCAGGCGCGACGAGCGCCCTTCGCGACGCCCTCGCCGAACGCACCGCCGACGGCGCGGTGGTGATCGGGGGTGCGGCCTGGCTGGTCACCGCCGGCGCGTTCTGACCGGCGCCGCCTCGTTTTCTCGGCGAAACACCCGCACCGACAGCCCCGGCAGGTCGAGCACCAGTCGCTGCGCGCGACCGTGAAGGGGCTCGTCCACCGTCTGCACCCGGCCCACCGGGTCGCGCCCGCCACCGCCGAACATCTCCCGGTCGGAGTCGAGAATGCACCGGTAGCGCCCCGCGAAGGGCGCCGGCACCGCCCACTCCGGCCGGTCGACCGGGGTGAAGTTGGCCACCACGAGCACGAAGTCCTTCCACTCCGGAGTCCAGCGGAGCCAGCTCGCGACCGAGGCCTCGCGCTCGTCCACCTGGAGCCACTCGAAGCCTTCGGGCCGGAAGTCGAGTGCGTGCAGCGCGGGCTCGCGCAGGTACAGCTGATTCAGCGCCTGCACCCATCGCTGCACTCCGCGGTGCGCGGGGTGATCGAGCAGCGGCCAGTCGAGCCCCCGGCCGACGTCCCACTCGGTCCACTGCCCGAACTCTCCCCCCATGAAGAGCAGCTTCTTGCCCGGCTGCAGCCACTGCCATCCGTAGAGCAGGCGCAGGTGGGCGAACTGCTGCTCGTAGTCGCCCGGCATGCGGCCGATCAGCGAGCGCTTGCCGTGCACCACCTCGTCGTGGGAGAGCGGCAGGGCGAAGCGCTCGGAGAAGGCGTAGGTGAGCCCGAAGGTGAGCTTCTCGTGCAGCCCCTTCCGGAAGAGGGGGTCGGCCGAGAAGTACTCGAGGGTGTCGTTCATCCACCCCATGTTCCACTTCTGGTCGAAGCCCAGTCCGCCGCGATCCGTGCCGTGCGAGACGGCGGGCCAGGCGGTCGATTCCTCGGCGATCATGAGGGCCCCGGGCACCGACTCGTGCACCACGTCGTTGAGCTGCCGGAAGAAGGCCACGGCGTCGA contains the following coding sequences:
- a CDS encoding MbnH family di-heme enzyme yields the protein MTFRGAGFRLGLVAIGCLAAPGLGLSSSLQLPEWDWGLPPGIPAPRVPADNPMSAEKVELGRHLFYDTRLSGNETQSCATCHQQARAFADPRPRGVGSTGEVHPRGSMSLANVAWVSALTWAHPTLSSLEEQQIAPLFGTDPVELGLEGREQEMLDRLRASSVYPEMFAAAFPAREDPITLVSVLEAIATFERTLVSFDSPWDRTTYRGERGLLSDEARLGAELFFSVRTGCADCHGAPFFTGSVDHVEADGPVREFFNTGLHDLDGRGAYPDRNTGIHAITGDPADMGKMRAPTLRNIAVTAPYMHDGSIGTLDEVLRDHYELGGRTGSPLTDRLVVRFGLSTTERRALIAFMESLTDSTFLTDPRFSDPWVGRTVR
- a CDS encoding YncE family protein, which gives rise to MLTLSLHRSNRRPALGVAAAVAALALGATAAVAQPTVDRQAQIHGGLYELASWTQDGSVWVNAVGSQFAEGAKVIQLDGSTLEQIRAIDVPDARAFGMAINQATGTVYTTNTRDGTMSAIDIETGEVTVISDPNADGTPHLYRIAIDESRNMVYASLAQTPGLVWAVDGSTNTLDRVIDAGGARPTGIVVDAARNRLYVSNIGDDFVSVIDLSNDAIIDRIPTAGSRSTQMAFDPATDRLFVGNQGNHGVTVIDLEEMRAVKFIPTGDQPVGIGFNPVSNQIYTANRAGGTVTVIDAESYEEVAELEIGSNPNTIFVDESTGLVYVSNKAARSPQGQEPTQDPRGDMVTIIRP
- a CDS encoding methyltransferase domain-containing protein, whose amino-acid sequence is MNDTPYASSAWSGHKGHQWVLHQRRLDRMLADFGEAALDAASPRPGDRVLDVGCGAGTTTLALGRRVHPGGSVVGVDISAPLIQLARSRPTGGAQVEFVLDDASRVPFDPGGFDLVFARFGVMFFDDPVAAFRHLRRALRPGGRLAFICWRTPDENDWISLPSRVAGHLVPTPPPGDPRAPGPCSLGERPHLEAVLREAGFDDIEIAPLDRGVVFGRGATDAEAVDDALVMALEVGPMSRLLEDQPDEVRAGATSALRDALAERTADGAVVIGGAAWLVTAGAF